A window of Salmo trutta chromosome 5, fSalTru1.1, whole genome shotgun sequence contains these coding sequences:
- the LOC115193988 gene encoding lysophosphatidylserine lipase ABHD12 isoform X2: MRKRTGDRDSKKQKTAGDEAGVSSSAQPRPRSRLLWWVKRGLLVVCVIYVSVPFMMRLFPDIIKHLVYSHRVSVPFFVNLSQPADLYLNHTVNMYLKSEQGISLGVWHTVPESQWKEAQGKDLEWYQDSLGAGIPIIIYLHGNGGTRAASHRVGLIHVLSAIGCHVLALDYRGFGDSTGEPTEVGLTTDTLYLYQWVKARSGSSLVVLWGHSLGTGVATNTAVKLIEQGIVVDGVIIEGAYTNIRQGGAHHPFAWFYRKFPGFEYFFLDTMAENNIIFPNDENLKRMKSRLLILHAEDDHIVPIHMAQQLYEIAQSAQNSENQVKMIPFAGSLGYHHNGLYKDPHLPGIIREFVHTLAP, encoded by the exons acctcgCTCCCGTTTGTTGTGGTGGGTCAAAAGAGGTCTCCTGGTTGTATGTGTCATTTATGTTTCTGTGCCTTTCATGATGCGACTGTTCCCTGACATCATAAAACACCTGGTGTATTCTCACAGAG TCAGCGTCCCATTCTTTGTCAACCTTAGCCAGCCAGCTGACCTGTATCTTAACCACACTGTGAACATGTACCTTAAATCTGAGCAAGGGATCTCATTGGGTGTTTG GCACACAGTCCCTGAAAGTCAGTGGAAGGAGGCACAGGGAAAGGACTTGGAATGGTACCAAGATTCTTTGGGAGCTGGAATTCCGATTATCATTTATCTCCATGGCAACGGAGGCACAAG GGCAGCAAGTCACCGTGTGGGATTAATACAT GTGCTGAGTGCAATAGGTTGCCATGTTTTGGCTTTGGACTACAGAG GTTTTGGGGACTCCACCGGAGAGCCCACTGAAGTTGGTCTAACCACTGACACCCTCTACTTGTACCAGTGGGTAAAAGCCCGCAGTGGGAGCAGTCTGGTGGTATTATGGGGACACTCCCTTGGCACTGG AGTGGCCACTAACACTGCAGTCAAACTAATTGAACAAG GGATTGTTGTTGATGGTGTGATCATTGAGGGAGCATACACCAACATTCGACAGGGGGGTGCCCATCATCCGTTTGCCTGG TTTTATCGGAAGTTCCCAGGTTTTGAGTACTTTTTCCTGGACACAATGGCAGAAAACAATATCATCTTCCCTAATGATGAAAA CTTGAAGCGGATGAAGAGTCGTCTTCTGATCCTTCATGCAGAGGATGACCACATAGTGCCCATCCACATGGCTCAGCAG CTGTATGAAATAGCACAGAGTGCCCAGAACTCAGAAAATCAAGTGAAGATGATACCGTTCGCCGGATCCCTTGGGTACCATCACAATGGATTATACAAAGACCCTCACCTGCCAGGCATCATCAG GGAATTTGTACATACGTTGGCCCCCTAA
- the LOC115193989 gene encoding transmembrane 9 superfamily member 3-like, which produces MGSSRWKIAVVAFFSFAELLMPIEADEHEHTYTDKEEVVLWMNTVGPYHNRQETYKYFSLPFCVGTKKTISHYHETLGEALQGVELEFSGLDIKFKDEVMQTTYCEIELDKAKRDAFVYAIKNHYWYQMYIDDLPIWGIVGEADENGEDHYLWTYKKLEIGFNGNRIVDVNLTSEGKVKLVPNTRIAMSYSVKWKKSDVKFEDRFDKYLDPSFFQHRIHWFSIFNSFMMVIFLVGLVSMILMRTLRKDYARYSKEEEMDDMDRDLGDEYGWKQVHGDVFRPSSHPMIFSSLIGSGCQIFSVSFIVIIVAMIEDLYTERGSMLSTAIFVYAATSPVNGYFGGSLYAKQGGRRWIKQMFIGAFLIPAMVCGTAFFINFIAMYYHASRAIPFGTMVAVCCICLFVILPLNLVGTILGRNLSGQPNFPCRVNAVPRPIPEKKWFMEPAVIVCLGGILPFGSIFIEMYFIFTSFWAYKIYYVYGFMMLVLVILCIVTVCVTIVCTYFLLNAEDYRWQWTSFLSAASTAVYVYMYSFYYYFFKTKMYGLFQTSFYFGYMAVFSSSLGIMCGAVGYVGTSAFVRKIYTNVKID; this is translated from the exons ATGGGGTCTTCCAGGTGGAAGATTGCAGTTGTGGCCTTTTTTTCGTTTGCCGAGTTATTAATGCCGATCGAGGCAGATGAACACGAACACACG TACACAGATaaagaggaggtggtgttatggaTGAATACGGTGGGGCCTTACCACAACAGACAAGAAACATACAAGTACTTCTCCCTGCCCTTCTGTGTGGGCACCAAAAAGACCATTAGCCACTACCATGAAACGCTAGGAGAGGCTCTGCAGGGAGTCGAGCTGGAGTTCAGTGGCCTAGACATCAAGTTCAAAG ATGAAGTCATGCAAACAACGTACTGTGAAATCGAGCTGGACAAAGCCAAACGGGATGCCTTTGTATATGCCATTAAGAATCACTATTGGTACCAAATGTACATTGATGACTTACCCATCTGGG GAATTGTCGGAGAGGCAGATGAAAATGGAGAGGATCATTATCTGTGGACTTACAAGAAATTGGAGATCGGCTTCAATGGCAACCGTATTGTCGACGTCAACCTGACAAGTGAAGGCAAAGTCAAGCTTGTGCCCAACACAAGAATTGCAATGTCGTACTCT GTAAAGTGGAAGAAGTCAGATGTGAAGTTTGAAGACAGATTTGACAAGTATCTTGATCCATCTTTTTTCCAACACCGA ATTCACTGGTTTTCCATCTTCAACTCCTTCATGATGGTTATCTTCTTGGTTGGCCTGGTGTCCATGATCCTGATGAGAACGCTAAGAAAAGACTATGCTAGATACAGCAAAGAGGAGGAAATGGATGACATG GACAGGGACCTGGGGGATGAGTATGGATGGAAGCAGGTCCACGGAGACGTGTTCCGGCCGTCCAGTCACCCCATGATCTTCTCCTCCCTTATTGGCTCTGGATGCCAGATCTTCTCGGTCTCTTTCATTGTCATCATCGTGGCCATGATTGAGGATCTGTACACCGA GAGAGGATCCATGCTGAGCACAGCCATCTTTGTGTATGCTGCCACCTCTCCCGTCAATGGCTATTTTGGCGGAAGTTTGTATGCAAAACAAGGAG GCAGACGATGGATTAAACAGATGTTTATCGGGGCCTTCCTGATCCCTGCCATGGTGTGTGGGACAGCCTTCTTCATCAACTTCATCGCCATGTACTACCATGCCTCCCGAGCCATCCCCTTTGGCACCATG GTGGCTGTTTgctgtatttgtttgtttgttatcctGCCACTCAATCTTGTGGGGACCATTCTGGGACGAAACCTCTCTGGCCAGCCCAACTTTCCTTGTCGAGTCAATGCAGTGCCACGGCCAATCCCTGAGAAGAAATG GTTCATGGAGCCAGCTGTCATTGTCTGTCTGGGAGGAATCCTTCCATTTGGTTCAATTTTCATTGAAAT GTACTTCATCTTCACTTCATTTTGGGCCTACAAGATCTACTACGTGTACGGGTTCATGATGCTGGTCCTGGTTATCCTCTGCATTGTCACCGTGTGTGTCACAATTGTCTGCACTTACTTCCTCCTCAATGCTGAGGACTACAGATG GCAATGGACAAGCTTTCTCTCTGCTGCATCCACTGCAGTTTATGTTTACATGTACTCCTTTTACTACTATTTCTTCAAAACAAA GATGTATGGTCTGTTCCAGACATCCTTTTACTTTGGCTACATGGCAGTGTTTAGTTCTTCTCTGGGAATTATGTGTG GAGCTGTTGGGTATGTGGGAACAAGTGCCTTCGTGAGGAAGATCTACACAAATGTGAAAATTGACTAG